The Saccharomyces mikatae IFO 1815 strain IFO1815 genome assembly, chromosome: 13 genome has a segment encoding these proteins:
- the SPG5 gene encoding Spg5p (similar to Saccharomyces cerevisiae SPG5 (YMR191W); ancestral locus Anc_6.280) encodes MVVGGKNWNMWLRMSQVQLRQITRSLDRTLVGLSHGKFPFRYNHNVLVTWWKGLFDFPTAFMGVKSSTASPLIRRGLTRFDRFRPVANVSKFAAMPRVPKGTPRGLYANWNMTASTKLLGQRAYSTSSIKFTQEAVNNMTISLRCFFNSMNGLDQCSHSSYSETFQYASNAFAQQNEVPPVAFKKLPQKDINFIRDLELFRVMKVQNQMVDEPSACFLEKSGSYIEFTVPEFNVNGTSSAPLSFLNPSLLYDLKETISSYKYELESIYRSVEMVLQNYGSLPITLHRKKIRIHFPNSTVMETENLIASLNITTGIIHADTSRDITLEDTNLNDLVNGKSTSMWSLVDEPPLPNRSTFSPILSEASDYTYEMV; translated from the coding sequence ATGGTTGTAGGCGGTAAGAACTGGAACATGTGGCTGCGAATGTCACAGGTCCAGCTCAGGCAGATTACCAGGTCTCTGGACCGGACACTAGTCGGGTTGAGCCATGGAAAGTTTCCATTTCGATATAATCACAACGTTCTCGTCACTTGGTGGAAGGGTTTGTTTGATTTTCCTACAGCTTTCATGGGAGTAAAATCCTCCACTGCATCCCCGCTCATAAGAAGAGGACTCACAAGATTTGATCGTTTCAGACCTGTTGCTAATGTCAGTAAATTTGCTGCTATGCCTAGAGTGCCCAAAGGTACCCCTAGAGGTTTGTATGCCAATTGGAATATGACAGCATCAACTAAGCTGTTGGGTCAGAGAGCTTACTCTACTTCCAGCATCAAATTTACTCAAGAAGCCGTAAATAACATGACTATATCCCTAAGGTGTTTCTTCAACTCAATGAACGGATTAGATCAGTGTTCGCACTCTAGCTACTCCGAAACTTTTCAGTATGCTTCTAATGCTTTCGCTCAACAGAACGAAGTCCCACCAGTTGCCTTCAAGAAGTTACCCCAGAAAGATATCAATTTCATTCGCGATTTAGAACTTTTCAGAGTAATGAAAGTTCAGAATCAAATGGTCGATGAACCTAGCGCTTGTTTTCTGGAAAAATCAGGTTCCTACATTGAATTTACGGTTCCCGAATTTAACGTTAATGGAACATCTTCTGCGCCTTTATCGTTTTTGAATCCTTCTTTACTAtatgatttgaaagaaacaatttcTAGCTACAAATATGAATTGGAATCAATATACCGCAGCGTTGAGATGGTTTTGCAAAACTATGGGTCGTTGCCTATAACGTTGCATCGAAAGAAGATTCGAATACATTTCCCGAATTCGACCGTGATGGAAACAGAGAATCTGATCGCAAGTTTAAATATCACTACCGGTATCATTCACGCGGATACATCTCGCGACATTACTTTGGAAGATACAAATTTGAATGACTTGGTTAATGGTAAATCGACAAGTATGTGGTCCCTTGTTGATGAACCACCGCTTCCCAACAGAAGCACTTTTTCTCCAATTTTATCAGAAGCATCCGACTATACTTATGAAATGGTTTAG
- the GYL1 gene encoding Gyl1p (similar to Saccharomyces cerevisiae GYL1 (YMR192W) and GYP5 (YPL249C); ancestral locus Anc_6.281), translating to MEKDKNTDQQMVSNEDMSKGQIQLSIPPHQVQTGGEPDDIALKNGMSTIEGDEQANLDKEEAVLTNTSSSCHSNQSMKDAASINDLSNTHEASIQTGGEAEALLSKDLSQQLETEESKVEEALKRITSPPLPSRVDNVENCMPVPLKASSPPVPPRYKNGKASFDQPQLPPRQMVNAETLHLKTPHGNVIPLKPSVDVVGDHPSPVPPILPPRRIENPLDLASRMHFLASTFKRNMLFYENESNSIKCDLDNNILSLKENSRKIDSHQLPEEIKSFWLNTIDDYQHILLDDTEALHAQLSCGIPAAYRLIVWQLVSYAKSKSFDSIYETYLTQDAPFGVQELEDQLNVMAGISSANIKSISNVLKAYLLFDPECAFSIDMAYIINMILNVCENEANAFGLFVRLMKVYGLRLLFLPSASEVDILCYKFDRLVEEFYPDIYSNMVEKGVRSSMFLPGFLTTLFQKKLPIEIQPRIGDMIFLESLDSTMRILVTLLCNSRDELSKMDFDDMLELLKSGLLDAYIKRVNDAQSGALSANECVDKLLQDSMMELKITPKTMKKYASEYEEIHRLDNEREEQYKSITEKNLHLQKHVRKLENDYTSLNREHVTIANELVKNRLNIESILNENNGHKLQILDLKKKLDSEKKKQASSVYVPNDLKKDLEETMKKNSQVMDENLKLQDRVSELERTVEAIRVANENGVLFEYSNSKNHPLGTSWSGFRKVFK from the coding sequence ATGGAAAAGGATAAAAATACAGATCAGCAAATGGTTTCGAATGAAGATATGTCCAAAGGACAAATTCAACTTTCAATACCTCCACACCAGGTCCAGACAGGAGGGGAGCCTGATGACATCGCTCTTAAAAATGGAATGTCAACGATAGAAGGCGATGAACAAGCAAATTTGGACAAAGAGGAAGCAGTACTCACAAATACATCTAGTAGCTGTCATTCAAATCAAAGCATGAAAGACGCTGCTTCAATCAACGATCTTTCAAATACCCATGAGGCTTCAATACAAACGGGAGGAGAAGCTGAAGCACTACTATCTAAAGACCTTAGCCAGCAATTAGAAACTGAGGAGTCGAAAGTTGAGGAGGccttaaaaagaataaccTCGCCTCCATTACCATCGAGAGTTGACAATGTTGAGAACTGCATGCCTGTCCCTCTCAAAGCTTCATCCCCCCCAGTGCCTCCAAGATATAAAAACGGTAAAGCCTCCTTTGATCAACCTCAATTACCTCCAAGGCAAATGGTTAATGCGGAAACTCTCCATTTGAAGACGCCTCATGGTAATGTGATTCCTCTTAAACCATCAGTGGATGTTGTAGGTGATCATCCTTCACCTGTACCACCAATATTACCTCCACGCCGTATAGAAAATCCTCTGGACTTAGCGTCCAGAATGCACTTCCTAGCAAGTACATTTAAGAGAAATATGCTTTTctatgaaaatgaaagtaATTCAATCAAATGTGATTTGGATAATAATATACTCAGTCTGAAAGAGAACTCGAGAAAAATTGACTCTCATCAATTGCCTGAAGAGATCAAATCATTTTGGTTGAATACTATAGACGACTATCAACACATTCTACTGGATGATACTGAAGCCTTACACGCCCAACTATCTTGTGGTATACCAGCCGCTTATCGTTTAATAGTCTGGCAGTTAGTGAGTTACGCGAAATCAAAATCCTTTGACTCTATATATGAAACTTACCTAACACAAGATGCACCATTTGGCGTCCAGGAATTGGAGGATCAGCTGAACGTGATGGCTGGTATATCTTCTGCAAACATAAAAAGTATATCCAATGTGTTAAAGGCCTATTTACTATTTGATCCCGAATGCGCTTTTTCTATCGACATGGCTTATATTATCAATATGATATTAAACGTTTGCGAGAACGAAGCAAATGCATTTGGTCTATTTGTGCGCCTGATGAAAGTTTATGGTTTAAGGCTATTGTTTTTACCAAGTGCTTCTGAGGTCGACATTCTTTGCTATAAATTTGATAGACTTGTAGAAGAGTTCTATCCAGACATCTATAGCAACATGGTTGAGAAGGGCGTTCGCTCTTCTATGTTTTTGCCTGGTTTCCTCACCAcattgtttcaaaagaaacttcCCATTGAAATTCAACCACGAATCGGTGACATGATATTTCTAGAAAGTCTTGACTCTACTATGAGAATCCTGGTTACATTGTTATGTAATTCCAGAGACGAACTATCAAAAATggattttgatgatatgCTGGAGTTATTAAAATCAGGTCTATTGGATGCTTATATTAAGCGAGTAAATGATGCACAAAGTGGCGCTCTTTCCGCCAATGAATGCGTAGATAAACTACTCCAAGATTCTATGATGGAATTAAAGATCACCCCAAAGACTATGAAGAAGTATGCTTCTGAATATGAGGAAATTCATAGGTTGGATAACGAAAGGGAAGAGCAATATAAATCTATTACAGAAAAGAACTTGCATCTACAAAAGCATGTACGTAAACTGGAAAATGATTATACTTCTTTAAATAGAGAGCATGTGACAATTGCAAACGAGTTAGTGAAAAACCGGCTTAACATTGAATCaatattgaatgaaaacaatggacataaacttcaaattctggacttgaagaaaaaattagattcggaaaaaaagaaacaagcTTCAAGTGTGTATGTTCCTAAcgatttgaagaaagatttggaagagacaatgaaaaaaaactctcAAGTAATGGacgaaaatttgaaattacaGGACAGAGTCTCAGAGCTAGAAAGAACTGTCGAAGCAATCAGAGTTGCAAACGAAAATGGTGTTCTATTTGAATATTCCAATTCTAAGAATCATCCTTTA
- the SGS1 gene encoding ATP-dependent DNA helicase SGS1 (similar to Saccharomyces cerevisiae SGS1 (YMR190C); ancestral locus Anc_6.278), with protein sequence MVTKPSHNLRREHKWLKETTTLQEDRDFVFQAIQKHVSNKRLKTNSPPATPSRDGCGIEATNLLVSIPTSGSINIATKQPEGTQTLSNDTEWLSYPATSNQYTDVPMVDIPASTSIASNPRTPSDSKFHNSGTYRPPIASSFVENNSSRNLDCKNNNKTANDSKLIEKNLRRELLQLQDSLIAALKEQSKLLLQKCNLIESTSLSEDAKRLQLSRDIRPQLSNISIRIGFLESEITKAKKGRMPKVPNKDHSQFPSQDDNIISSILPSPLENNVSFRNPNLTNDAAATTTTTLTTGGAKDVTTNNSNRNTNRDGSNDDLIQVLDDEDDIDYDPPSILQEEAPNTSTSPRLNMTSEEKEELAERRTMRLRQPVNYRIPERDDPFDYIMGKSLKDDYLDAEREEDELTMEAEEDAHSSYMTTRDEEKEENDMLNQSDFDFVVNDGFDPTQDTEYHENLDVSVNIQENPQEDDTRSTITLSQNKNVQVILSSPTTESDLASFRKTTGAEHIDLLDDDLEKDAILDDSMSLSFGHQRLPMSHSDIELIDSEKESGNYDEDNNNNNLEYLSDSDLEKFDEERENRTQVADIHELDNDLKIITERKLMDENNHRSPSWSPIIKREKSDVSQKGEDDDFDDDFSLSDIVSKSNIPSKTSGKNYPWSDEVLYRLHEIFKLPGFRPNQLEAVNATLQGRDVFVLMPTGGGKSLCYQLPAVVKSGKTFGTTIVISPLISLMQDQVEHLLNKNIKASMFSSRGTAEQRRQTFNLFINGLLDLVYISPEMISASEQCKRAISRLYTDGKLARIVVDEAHCVSNWGHDFRPDYKELKFFKREYPDIPMIALTATASEQVRMDIIHNLELKEPVFLKQSFNRTNLYYEVNKKTKNTIFEICDSVKSRFKNQTGIIYCHSKKSCEQTSAQMQKNGIKCAYYHAGMEPDERLSVQKAWQANEIQVICATVAFGMGIDKPDVRFVYHFTVPRTLEGYYQETGRAGRDGKYSYCITYFSFRDIRTMQTMIQKDKNLDRENKEKHLNKLQQVMAYCDNVTDCRRKLVLSYFNEDFDSKLCRKNCDNCRNSANVINEERDVTEPAKKIVKLVENIQNERVTIIYCQDIFKGSRSSKIVQANHDTLEEHGLGKSMQKSEIERIFFHLITIRVLQEYSIMNNSGFASSYVKVGPNARKLLTGKMEIKMQFTISAPNSRPSTSSSHQLNGENIPAIAQRSTTMGGSVAANAPRFISAKEHLRSYTYSSSTMEASHPISLKNTNELRSTQELDNLRTTYECLRELSLNLGNKMIPPVGNFMPDCILKKMATILPMNDSAFATLGVVEDKYRRRFKYFKATIADLSKKRSSTDHEKYNTLFNEESVNGASDNSNDIAQSTGTRSRFFGANPKEAKENEEIINQIRESQLPKNSSNSKSTTRAINKSMKKSAAGRRGFRNYRGHHRGRK encoded by the coding sequence ATGGTGACGAAGCCGTCACATAACTTGAGAAGGGAGCACAAATGGTTAAAGGAAACAACCACTTTGCAGGAAGACAgagattttgtttttcaggCCATTCAAAAGCATGTCTCGAATAAAAGGCTCAAGACAAATTCGCCACCTGCTACTCCGTCTAGAGATGGGTGTGGTATAGAAGCAACGAATTTGTTGGTCAGTATTCCTACGTCTGGATCTATTAATATTGCTACGAAACAACCCGAGGGCACGCAAACTTTATCGAACGATACCGAATGGCTCTCATACCCTGCTACATCGAACCAATATACTGACGTCCCCATGGTTGATATACCAGCAAGCACAAGCATTGCGTCGAACCCAAGAACCCCTAGCGATTCGAAATTTCACAATTCCGGTACATATCGACCGCCTATAGCTAGTTCTTTTGTGGAAAATAATAGTAGTAGGAACCTAGACTGcaaaaataacaacaaaACCGCGAATGATAGCAAACTAATcgagaaaaatttaagaaGAGAGTTGCTTCAACTTCAAGATTCCCTGATTGCGGCGTTGAAGGAACAATCTAAATTATTACTGCAGAAATGTAATCTCATTGAATCAACGTCATTGTCAGAGGACGCTAAAAGGTTGCAGTTGAGTAGAGATATACGGCCCCAGTTATCCAATATCTCTATCCGAATAGGATTTTTGGAAAGTGAGATCACAAAAGCTAAGAAAGGTAGGATGCCAAAAGTCCCAAATAAAGATCATAGTCAGTTTCCTTCTCAAGATGATAACATAATATCAAGTATTCTACCTAGTCCCCTAGAAAATAATGTATCTtttaggaatccaaatCTGACAAATGATGCTGCTGCAACTACCACGACAACTTTGACCACTGGTGGAGCCAAGGATGTTACAACTAATAACAGCAATAGGAATACAAATAGAGATGGCAGCAACGATGACTTGATTCAAGTTCTGGATGATGAGGACGATATAGATTATGACCCACCTTCAATATTGCAAGAGGAGGCTCCGAATACTTCTACATCTCCACGTCTCAACATGACctcagaagaaaaagaagaacttgCTGAAAGAAGGACTATGCGTTTAAGACAACCTGTTAACTATAGAATACCTGAGAGAGATGATCCTTTTGACTACATTATGGGTAAATCACTTAAAGACGATTATCTGGATGCTGAAAGAGAGGAAGACGAACTAACAATGGAGGCTGAGGAGGATGCCCATTCTAGTTATATGACTACTagagatgaagaaaaagaagaaaacgatATGTTGAACCAAAGcgattttgattttgtagTAAATGATGGCTTCGATCCAACTCAGGACACCGAATATCATGAAAATCTGGATGTTAGCgtcaatattcaagaaaatccaCAAGAAGACGATACCAGATCTACAATTACATTATCCCAAAATAAAAACGTTCAGGTTATTTTATCTTCCCCCACAACAGAAAGCGATTTAGCCAGTTTCCGAAAAACAACAGGTGCGGAACATATCGACTTGTTAGATGATGACCTAGAAAAGGATGCTATTCTGGATGATAGCATGAGTTTATCGTTTGGTCACCAACGCCTACCCATGTCACATTCTGATATAGAATTAATAGAtagtgaaaaagaaagtggtAATTATGACGAagataacaataataataacctTGAATACCTGTCAGATAGCGATTTAGAAAAGTTTGACGAAGAGAGGGAGAATAGAACCCAAGTAGCAGATATCCATGAATTAGATAATGACCTTAAGATAATAACAGAAAGAAAGCTTATGGACGAGAACAATCACCGATCACCATCTTGGTCCCCCATAATAAAAAGGGAGAAATCGGATGTCAGCCAAAAGGGTGAggatgatgattttgatgaCGATTTTTCGTTAAGTGATATAGTAAGCAAATCTAATATACCTTCTAAAACAAGTGGCAAAAATTACCCTTGGTCTGACGAGGTTCTATATCGTTTAcatgaaattttcaaactgCCTGGTTTTAGACCTAATCAACTAGAGGCTGTTAATGCAACTTTGCAGGGGAGGGATGTTTTTGTTCTCATGCCGACGGGAGGTGGTAAATCTCTTTGCTATCAACTTCCTGCTGTGGTAAAATCAGGTAAGACGTTCGGTACTACTATTGTTATCTCTCCGCTAATTTCTTTGATGCAAGATCAAGTGGAGCATTTATTGAATAAGAATATTAAGGCGAGCATGTTCAGTTCGAGAGGTACTGCTGAACAAAGGCGACAAACTTTCAATTTATTTATCAATGGACTATTGGATTTAGTTTACATATCTCCCGAAATGATCAGTGCTTCAGAGCAATGCAAAAGAGCTATCAGTAGACTCTATACTGACGGTAAGCTGGCCCGTATAGTTGTGGATGAAGCACATTGTGTTTCTAACTGGGGTCATGATTTCAGACCTGATTataaagaattgaaattctttaaaaGAGAATACCCCGACATTCCAATGATTGCTCTGACTGCGACTGCAAGTGAACAAGTTAGAATGGATATCATCCACAATTTAGAACTAAAGGAACCCGTTTTCTTAAAGCAAAGCTTTAATAGGACAAATTTGTATTATGAAgtgaacaagaaaactaaGAATACTATATTCGAAATCTGCGATTCTGTCAAATCTAGATTTAAAAATCAAACCGGTATAATATACTGTCACTCTAAAAAATCTTGCGAGCAAACTTCGGCTCAAATGCAGAAAAATGGCATAAAATGTGCATATTACCATGCGGGTATGGAACCGGATGAAAGATTAAGTGTGCAAAAGGCATGGCAAGCGAATGAGATACAAGTTATTTGTGCTACTGTCGCCTTCGGTATGGGTATTGATAAACCTGATGTTAGATTTGTTTACCACTTTACTGTTCCACGAACATTAGAAGGTTATTATCAAGAAACTGGTCGTGCTGGAAGAGATGGTAAATATTCATATTGTATTAcctatttttcatttaggGATATTAGGACTATGCAGACAATGATTCAAAAGGATAAAAATTTAGACAGAGAGAATAAGGAGAAACATTTGAATAAATTGCAGCAAGTGATGGCTTATTGTGATAACGTTACTGATTGTAGAAGGAAGTTGGTTTTATCTTACTTCAACGAGGATTTTGATTCTAAATTATGTCGCAAGAACTGTGACAACTGTAGAAATAGCGCTAATGTAATCAATGAGGAAAGGGATGTTACAGAACCTGCCAAGAAAATAGTCAAGTTGgtggaaaatattcaaaatgaaagagTCACTATAATTTACTGCCAAGACATCTTCAAAGGTTCAAGAAGCTCCAAAATCGTACAGGCAAACCATGACACATTGGAGGAACATGGTCTTGGCAAGTCCATGCAAAAGTCCGAAATTGAacgaattttttttcatttgatCACAATCCGCGTTTTACAAGAATATTCCATAATGAATAATAGTGGTTTTGCTTCAAGTTATGTAAAGGTAGGCCCCAACGCTCGGAAGTTGCTCACCGGGAAAATGGAAATTAAGATGCAATTTACGATATCGGCACCAAACTCTCGTCCTTCCACGTCTTCTAGCCACCAATTAAATGGAGAAAATATACCAGCTATAGCACAAAGATCGACAACTATGGGAGGAAGTGTGGCTGCTAATGCGCCGCGCTTTATAAGCGCGAAGGAACATCTTAGATCATACACGTACAGTAGTTCAACCATGGAAGCATCACATCCAATCTCCCTGAAAAACACAAACGAGTTACGTTCCACACAGGAACTCGATAACCTGCGAACGACATACGAATGTCTAAGGGAATTATCCTTAAATTTAGGAAATAAAATGATTCCTCCGGTTGGGAACTTTATGCCTGACTgtatcttgaaaaaaatggctACGATATTGCCAATGAATGACTCGGCTTTTGCGACTTTAGGTGTGGTGGAGGATAAATATCGCCGAAGGTTTAAGTATTTCAAAGCTACAATTGCAGATCTtagtaaaaaaagatcCAGCACAGAtcatgaaaaatacaacaCATTATTCAATGAAGAATCTGTCAACGGAGCATCCGATAACAGCAATGACATTGCACAAAGTACTGGAACAAGGTCCCGATTTTTTGGTGCCAATCCAAAAGAAGCCaaggaaaatgaagaaataatcAACCAAATTAGAGAAAGTCAATTACCCAAGAATTCATCAAACAGTAAATCAACTACAAGGGCGATCAATAAATCGATGAAGAAGTCTGCTGCGGGAAGACGAGGTTTTAGAAATTATAGAGGCCATCAcagaggaagaaaatga